TTTCCACGGTTTGGTAGTGGTTGATAAACCGCTCAAACATGCTGATATATACGCGGGCAGTGTTTAAACTGTATTTTCTAATCTCCAGTTTCTGATAAAATGCCTCCGGACAGTACCGAAAACCAGCCCTGCCGGGCCTCTGCCGAAACCCGTCTACACTCAGTAGGCTGTTCCCGGCAAACACCGGCCGGTTGGTGAAAAAATGCTGGACATTGATCCATGCTACCCCTTTGAATTTTTCAAAGATGTCTCGAAGATTTTTTGGCGTGTTTTCAATCAGAATAAGCCCGTATTCATCACTCCAGCGCGGGTTATCCAGCGTTTTGATCAGCGCCTGGAGCACCTTGTCGGGGTAAAACTTGATCCCGATCATTCGCCGCGAATCAATCAAAATATGCTTAAGCGTGATTTGTCTTTCTCTTAATGTGGGCTTCATGGGCCTAAACCACGCTAAAAGAGAGAACTTAAGGTGGTTTATAAGCGAATAATTACGTAAATAAACGTATATTAATACGGTAAAAAGGAGAGTTAAAAATGGATCATCAAAAATGTCAGACCTGCGATAAGCCTTTGGTCGGCCGGATCGATAAGCGTTTCTGTGACAGTCAGTGTCGGGCCAATTTTCACAACCGACACAAACGTAAGACCGAGCGGGTCATTGCAGCCGTGAACAGGCAGATCAGAAAAAACAGAAGCATCCTTTTCAAACTATGCCCCGACGGGAAAGCCACTGTGCGAAAAGAGCGGCTGGTTGATCTCGGTTTTTCCTTTCAGTATTTTTCATCCGTCTACCAGGAGGGTTCACTCACCTATTATTTCTCTTACGAATATGGGTTCGCCCCCATTCTCCAGCAATCCCGAACAGAAAAAGTACCGGTTCAAAAGGTGCTGATTATTCAATATCAGGAACACATGAAGGGGAAATTCGACCCTTGGAAGACAGCTTAAATATCAGCAGTAATTAGAATCACCTGAAAAGGATCAAATGCCCTAAAGCTTATCTGCTCTTGGTTAAAGTCAGACATCTTTTAAGACAGATACTCAGGATTATTCATTACACCATGGGCAATGAAATTTATTTAAGCGGCCGCATGAAAACCAACAGTTGTATCAAAAGTCCGATAGCGATTAACACACCAATTTCAATTCTTGAGATAAGATTACTTGTATCAATGGCTCTATTGGCATTGCTGATCACCTTGTCGCTTTCCTCAAGTTGAATTTTGAAGAGTGCATCCAAATCGTCGTAAACAGCAGTAAAGTACCGTTCACTTCCCGAAGTAGTCAGCTCAGTATTCAAAGGATCGTTTCTTTGTAGCTTCAACTCATATTCCCTCAAAGATCGAATATTCCGCTTCAGCGACTCAAAAACCAAGGCTTCATTCTCAGTGAGTTGGGTAGATGCAAAACGATCGTTCAATATCTGAATGGAGTCATTGAGCGCAGTGTTTAAGTCGCTCCATTGTTCAATGTCCGAACGCTGAATAAGCTCCCTTTTTGCCTGAATCTGACGAGAGATCTTATATAGATAGTCTTTAGCGAGTAATCGATCTTCGTATATCGTGGTAAGATTACTTTGAACAATCCTGAAGTGGTTGCTATCCATCATATTAGTAGCCAATACGAGCAAGAACACCACCAATAGTGCTGCTCCCGTTCTGATTCTTTGTCCTAAACTAAACTTCCACTCCATTTTCACTATTTTAATTGTCCTTACAGCATCAAGTGACGTAGTTTGAAACTCATATGATATCACCAGCGGTAGGAATGTGCTACAACATTCATCGAAAGCCAGCCTCCTTTAATCAACCTTCTTATCCCCGAAGTTTCATCAATTCCCATTGCCATCTGGAAATCACCAGGTACCATGTTTTCATAGCCCTGCTTTTTTGATGTTATACATTTAAATATAACCGATAAAATTGCTCTTTGAAAATCGGATGATCGACGCGAA
This Marinoscillum sp. 108 DNA region includes the following protein-coding sequences:
- a CDS encoding phage integrase N-terminal SAM-like domain-containing protein encodes the protein MKPTLRERQITLKHILIDSRRMIGIKFYPDKVLQALIKTLDNPRWSDEYGLILIENTPKNLRDIFEKFKGVAWINVQHFFTNRPVFAGNSLLSVDGFRQRPGRAGFRYCPEAFYQKLEIRKYSLNTARVYISMFERFINHYQTVENLLELGEQEIINYLQSLVLEGKSDSYINQSINAIKFYYEVVLEMPNRFYRVERPFKKESLPKVISKKSVLRMIDLCPNIKHRCIIALLYSSGLRRAELLHLKISDIDR
- a CDS encoding MCP four helix bundle domain-containing protein, with translation MEWKFSLGQRIRTGAALLVVFLLVLATNMMDSNHFRIVQSNLTTIYEDRLLAKDYLYKISRQIQAKRELIQRSDIEQWSDLNTALNDSIQILNDRFASTQLTENEALVFESLKRNIRSLREYELKLQRNDPLNTELTTSGSERYFTAVYDDLDALFKIQLEESDKVISNANRAIDTSNLISRIEIGVLIAIGLLIQLLVFMRPLK